In a single window of the Peptococcaceae bacterium 1198_IL3148 genome:
- a CDS encoding GTP-binding protein: protein MAKAKFERTKPHVNIGTIGHVDHGKTTLTAAITTVLATKGGA from the coding sequence ATGGCAAAGGCAAAATTTGAGCGGACTAAACCGCACGTAAACATTGGTACCATCGGTCACGTTGACCATGGTAAAACAACACTGACAGCAGCTATTACAACTGTATTAGCAACCAAAGGTGGAGCT